The region GGAGGGGGCGAGCCGGCGGGACCGGCTGCGCCGCAACAGCGACCTGTTCAGAGACAGCATGCGCTCGGCCGGGTTCACCCTCCCCGACGGCACTACCCAGATCGTGCCGATCATGACCGGGCAGGCCGACACCACCATGAAGTTTTCGGAACAGTTGTTGGCCGAAGGCCTGTATGTCCAGGGGATACGGCCGCCGACCGTGCCTGCCGGCGCCTGCCGCCTCCGTTGCACCCTCATGGCGACCCACGGCGACGACGACCTGGCCTGGGCGGCCGAACGGATCACCGCGGTGGGCCGGTGTCTGGGGGTTATCTGATGCCGTGGTATGAAGGGTTTGGCGGTGAGCGCCTCTGGTACCGGGAACAGGGGGAGGGGCCGGCTCTGGTGCTGGTCCACGGCTGGTGCATGTCCTCTGCCGTCTGGCGCTTCCAATTCGACCAGCTCTCCGCCGGGGGCTTCCGCGTGATCGCCCCGGACTTGCGCGGCCACGGAGACTCCCCCCAGGGCTCTGCCGGATGCCGCCGCGAGGTCTTCGTTGCCGATGTGGCGGCGCTTTTCCGCCACATCGACCTGCGGGGCGCCCTGCTGGCCGGCTGGTCCCTGGGTACCCAGGTGGCCATAGGCGCCGTTCCCCTGCTCAGGGAGCGCCTGGCCGGCGTGGCCCTGATCTGCGGCACGCCCTGCTTCACCTCCCGGGTGGACTTTCCCCACGGGCTCGCCCCGGTGGAGGCCGAGGGCATGGCCCTCAAGGTCCGCCGCAACCTGAAGCGGGCCCTCGAAGGATTCTGCGCCCGCATGTTCGCCCCCGGCGAACTGGATGCAAGTGGCCGCGCCGACGAGATCCGCGCCCTGGTGGCCGGGGTGTCCGCCCCGGAAACGGAGGTGGCGCTGCAATCCCTGGCCGCGCTCGCGGCGGCCGACGTGCGGCCGGAACTTGCGGCCATCGACCGGCCGACCCTGGTGATCAGCGGCGAACTCGATCCGATCTGCCCCTCTGCGGCTTCGGCCTACATGGCACAGCGGCTCTCCGCCTGCCGCCCTGTGGTGTACGCCGGCTGCGGCCATGCGCCATTTATGACCCGTTGCGACGAGTTCAATGCCCAGCTTGCGGATTTCAGCCGGGAGGTGCATGGCCGTGTTTGACAGACGCAAGGTCGGCACCTCGTTTCACCGGCACGCCGCGGCATACGACCGTTTCGCCTCGGTGCAGCAGCGGGTGGTGCGGCGCCTTATGGAGCTGCTGGAGGCGCACGTCGGGAGGGAGCCCCACGCCGCACTGGATATCGGCTGCGGTACCGGGGCGTTGGCGGGCGCCCTGAAACGACGCTATCCGGACGTCCTGTGCTGCGGGCTCGACCTGGCCTTCAACATGCTCGTTCAGGCCGGCGCCAAGGGGGGCAAGGAGTGCCTGCTCGTCAACGGGGATGCGGAGCATCTTCCGTTTCGGGAGGACGCGTTCGATCTCGTCGTGTCCGCATCGACCCTGCAATGGCTCGATTCCCTGGATGGCTGTCTCGAAGAGTGCCGGAGGGTCGTCAAGCGGGATGGGGTGATCGCCCTGGCCTTCTTCGGCGGCGCGACGCTCTGGGAGTTGCAGGAATGCTATCGTGAGGCGCTCGCCCGGCGCGCGTCGGGGGACGACCCGCGTATGGGGCGTTTGCATCGTTTCATGGGGATTGAGGCGGTGCAACAGGCGGTGGAGCGGCTTGACATGGGGGAGGCGCTGGTGACCAGCGAGATCGAGATGGAGTATCACTCCGACGTGGCCGGGCTGCTTTCGTCCATCAAGGGCATCGGCGCCGGAACGGCGTCGCGGGGCGGCACCGGGGGGCTCGGGTGGCGCGGGATTATCAGCGATATGTCCGAGGCCTACCGGCGGCGTTTCCTGGCTGACGGCAAGATTCCTGCAACCTACGAGGTGATCTATCTCATGGTGAAACCGGCCTGAATCCTGTTGTTACAGTGCGGCGATGATCTTCTTGGCCAGGGGGTGGATGACGCTGTAATGCACCTCGACCCCCTCCCGTTTCCCCTCGATGATCCCCTTGTGCTTCAACAGGGCCAGGTGTTGGGACACCGTGGCTTGCGGGAGGTTGAGGCACTCCCAGATATGTTTTACATTACATTCCTGGGTGCAGAGGCCGGCCACGATCTTGAGCCTGATCGGATGGCCCAGGACCTTCAAGACCTCTGCCTCGGCGGCAAATTGCTTATTGACATTAAATTCCATCGATGTGCCTCGCATATATGAATATTTAAAAAATATATATATTGATTTCTATGCTGTCAAGGGCAAAGAGGGGCGGAGCCGCGCTGCCGGCCGAAGAAACGGACGCCGGTCAGCGGGGAAAGATGTCCTTGCTCAGATGGCAGGCCGCAAAGTGGCCGTCCCGTTTTTCTTCCAGTACCGGCTGGACGGTGCGGCACCGTTCGACGGCATAGCGGCAGCGGGGGTGAAACCGGCACCCCGGGGGGATGGCCAGGG is a window of Geobacter sp. FeAm09 DNA encoding:
- a CDS encoding alpha/beta fold hydrolase is translated as MPWYEGFGGERLWYREQGEGPALVLVHGWCMSSAVWRFQFDQLSAGGFRVIAPDLRGHGDSPQGSAGCRREVFVADVAALFRHIDLRGALLAGWSLGTQVAIGAVPLLRERLAGVALICGTPCFTSRVDFPHGLAPVEAEGMALKVRRNLKRALEGFCARMFAPGELDASGRADEIRALVAGVSAPETEVALQSLAALAAADVRPELAAIDRPTLVISGELDPICPSAASAYMAQRLSACRPVVYAGCGHAPFMTRCDEFNAQLADFSREVHGRV
- a CDS encoding methyltransferase domain-containing protein, with translation MFDRRKVGTSFHRHAAAYDRFASVQQRVVRRLMELLEAHVGREPHAALDIGCGTGALAGALKRRYPDVLCCGLDLAFNMLVQAGAKGGKECLLVNGDAEHLPFREDAFDLVVSASTLQWLDSLDGCLEECRRVVKRDGVIALAFFGGATLWELQECYREALARRASGDDPRMGRLHRFMGIEAVQQAVERLDMGEALVTSEIEMEYHSDVAGLLSSIKGIGAGTASRGGTGGLGWRGIISDMSEAYRRRFLADGKIPATYEVIYLMVKPA
- a CDS encoding helix-turn-helix transcriptional regulator, producing the protein MEFNVNKQFAAEAEVLKVLGHPIRLKIVAGLCTQECNVKHIWECLNLPQATVSQHLALLKHKGIIEGKREGVEVHYSVIHPLAKKIIAAL